One region of Mucilaginibacter gotjawali genomic DNA includes:
- a CDS encoding efflux RND transporter permease subunit, with translation MNKFIKNILAFALKNRFFIFFVTALMAVAGYISFKTISIDAFPDVTNTSVVIITQWPGRSAEEVEKFVTRPIELALNPAEKKVSIRSSSLFGLSVVTITFDDGIDYPEARLQVNNHIGDADLPDGVSPSIEPPYGPTGEIYRFTLTSNKRSSRELKTLEDWVVAREIRAVPGVADVNSFGGQVKTYQITIDPQKAVQYNVTPLQLYDAVSKSNVNVGGDVIDQGGQAFAVRGIGLLNNIDEIKNVVINNIKGTPIYVKTVAEVTESALPRLGQVGRDKDPDVVEGIVVMRKGGNPSMVIKALKDKIYELNHSILPDDVKLSTFYDREDLVNFATNTVLHNMAEGIILVTVIVFLFMADWRTTLIVSLIIPLALLFAFICLKLKGMSANLLSMGAIDFGIIIDGAVVMVEGIFVVLDHRAKEIGMPAFNKMSKLGLIKRAALVNGKGIFFAKLIIITGLLPIFSFEKVEGKMFSPLAWTLGFALLGAVILTFTFVPALASVLLRKDVKERHNVFVEFITKNAMRFYGFCFKGRRIVFPVTVIALVISLGCFSLLGTEFLPELNEGAIYVRATGPLSISLKESVKLANEMRRIFLSFDEVKQVMSQTGRPNDGTDATGFYNIEFHVDIYPEGQWKLKETKEQLIRRMQEKLKNFPGIDLNFSQPISDNVEEAVSGVKGSIVVKMFGDNYKYIESKEMVIDSVLKTVKGIEDLGVMHNMGQPELQIDLNQQKMAQYGVTASDANAVIEMAIGGKAVTQIYEGEQKFDLRIRYPEDFRNNEESIGDLRVPTLNNNTVPLREISSIQKITGISMIYRDHNQRYGAIKFSIRGRDMGSTVKEARDKVNARLNLPKGYTLEWAGDFENQQRATKRLSEVVPISLLIIFFILFILFGNFRDSLLVLNNVPFAIMGGILALLITGINFNISAGIGFIALFGICVQNGVILISKFKSNIAELRHHTHWTSFAVAIKDGVADRLRPVVMTAMMAAIGLLPAAMSHGIGSEASKPLAIVVIGGLITNTIFNLFVFPIVFFWSYRKRVESGIVSRI, from the coding sequence ATGAATAAATTCATAAAAAATATACTTGCTTTTGCACTCAAAAACAGATTTTTCATATTTTTTGTAACAGCCTTAATGGCTGTTGCGGGATATATCAGTTTTAAAACTATCAGTATTGATGCTTTTCCTGACGTTACCAATACATCTGTTGTTATTATAACACAATGGCCCGGCAGAAGTGCTGAGGAGGTTGAAAAATTTGTTACCCGGCCCATTGAGCTTGCCCTGAACCCGGCTGAAAAAAAAGTGAGTATAAGGTCGTCATCTCTATTCGGCCTTTCGGTGGTGACCATTACTTTTGATGACGGGATTGATTATCCGGAGGCCCGGTTACAGGTAAATAACCATATCGGCGATGCCGACCTCCCTGATGGCGTCAGTCCCTCCATTGAGCCGCCTTATGGCCCAACCGGCGAAATATACAGGTTTACTTTAACCAGCAACAAACGGTCATCCCGTGAATTAAAAACACTTGAAGACTGGGTGGTAGCACGGGAAATCCGTGCTGTGCCGGGTGTAGCTGATGTAAATAGTTTTGGCGGACAAGTGAAAACCTACCAGATCACTATCGACCCCCAGAAGGCGGTGCAGTATAACGTAACCCCTTTGCAACTGTACGACGCCGTATCAAAAAGTAATGTAAACGTTGGCGGGGATGTGATCGACCAGGGAGGCCAGGCTTTTGCCGTGCGGGGGATAGGCTTGCTCAACAATATTGATGAGATTAAAAATGTAGTCATCAACAATATAAAGGGCACACCGATATATGTAAAAACAGTTGCCGAAGTAACCGAATCGGCATTGCCGCGGCTTGGCCAGGTTGGCCGGGATAAAGACCCCGATGTTGTTGAAGGAATTGTGGTGATGCGCAAAGGTGGCAACCCCAGCATGGTGATCAAAGCGCTTAAAGATAAAATATACGAGCTCAACCACTCCATTTTACCGGATGATGTAAAACTCAGTACATTTTACGACCGTGAAGACCTGGTGAATTTTGCTACCAATACCGTATTGCACAATATGGCCGAGGGGATCATCTTAGTAACGGTGATCGTTTTCCTGTTTATGGCCGATTGGCGTACCACGCTCATCGTTTCGCTCATCATTCCGCTGGCGCTTTTGTTTGCTTTTATCTGCCTCAAATTAAAAGGCATGTCAGCCAACCTGCTTTCAATGGGGGCCATCGACTTTGGTATTATCATCGATGGTGCAGTGGTAATGGTAGAAGGGATCTTCGTCGTGCTTGATCACAGGGCAAAAGAAATCGGCATGCCGGCATTCAACAAAATGAGCAAGTTGGGCTTAATCAAGCGGGCCGCGCTGGTAAATGGTAAAGGCATATTTTTTGCCAAACTCATTATCATCACAGGCCTGTTGCCCATTTTTAGTTTTGAGAAAGTGGAAGGAAAAATGTTCTCCCCTTTAGCCTGGACCCTGGGTTTCGCCCTGCTTGGCGCCGTTATTTTAACATTCACCTTCGTGCCGGCATTGGCCAGCGTTTTGCTGCGTAAAGATGTAAAAGAAAGGCACAACGTTTTTGTTGAGTTTATCACCAAAAATGCCATGCGCTTTTATGGTTTTTGCTTTAAAGGGCGCCGGATAGTTTTCCCGGTGACGGTTATAGCCCTGGTGATTAGCCTGGGCTGTTTTAGCCTTTTGGGTACCGAGTTTTTGCCCGAATTGAACGAAGGCGCGATATATGTGCGTGCTACCGGCCCTTTAAGTATTTCGTTAAAAGAATCGGTCAAACTGGCTAATGAAATGCGCAGGATCTTTTTAAGCTTTGATGAGGTAAAGCAGGTAATGTCGCAAACAGGCAGGCCAAATGACGGTACCGATGCAACCGGTTTTTATAACATTGAATTCCATGTGGATATTTACCCGGAGGGCCAGTGGAAATTAAAAGAGACCAAAGAACAGCTGATACGGCGGATGCAGGAAAAACTAAAAAATTTCCCCGGTATCGACCTTAACTTTTCCCAGCCAATCTCTGATAATGTGGAAGAAGCCGTGTCGGGCGTTAAAGGCTCAATCGTTGTAAAAATGTTTGGCGATAATTACAAGTATATCGAAAGCAAAGAAATGGTGATCGATTCAGTTTTAAAAACAGTGAAGGGGATCGAGGATCTTGGGGTAATGCACAATATGGGCCAGCCCGAACTGCAAATAGACCTGAACCAGCAAAAAATGGCCCAGTATGGCGTAACTGCTTCAGATGCCAACGCAGTAATTGAAATGGCCATAGGCGGCAAAGCCGTTACACAAATTTATGAAGGCGAACAAAAATTCGACTTGCGGATCCGTTACCCGGAGGATTTCAGGAACAATGAGGAATCGATAGGTGACCTCCGCGTTCCCACACTGAACAACAATACGGTTCCCCTCCGTGAAATCTCGTCCATTCAAAAAATCACTGGTATCAGCATGATCTACCGAGACCATAACCAGCGTTACGGAGCCATCAAGTTCTCCATTCGCGGCAGGGATATGGGCAGCACCGTAAAAGAAGCGCGCGATAAGGTAAATGCCCGCCTGAACCTGCCAAAGGGCTATACCCTTGAGTGGGCCGGCGACTTTGAAAACCAGCAGCGCGCCACCAAAAGATTGAGCGAGGTAGTGCCCATAAGTTTGCTCATCATTTTCTTTATCCTGTTCATCCTGTTCGGTAACTTCAGGGATTCGTTGCTGGTGCTCAACAATGTGCCATTTGCCATTATGGGCGGCATACTGGCATTGTTAATTACCGGCATTAACTTTAATATTTCGGCGGGCATCGGATTTATCGCACTGTTTGGCATATGTGTGCAAAATGGGGTTATCCTGATCTCCAAATTTAAAAGCAACATCGCCGAATTGAGGCACCACACCCATTGGACATCGTTTGCTGTAGCTATAAAAGATGGCGTGGCCGACAGGCTGCGGCCGGTAGTAATGACGGCCATGATGGCGGCAATCGGTTTATTGCCTGCGGCAATGTCCCATGGTATCGGCTCCGAAGCCTCAAAACCGCTAGCTATCGTGGTTATCGGCGGGTTGATTACCAATACCATATTTAACCTGTTTGTATTTCCAATCGTCTTCTTCTGGTCGTACCGCAAACGTGTTGAAAGCGGCATCGTCAGCCGGATCTGA
- a CDS encoding type II toxin-antitoxin system VapC family toxin produces MNLLVDTQILIWSFYIHSPLSEKHKELLENNSNRILVSQVSLMEIAIKKNINKLPDFVPDIQMVADQLLANGFELLPLKNEHIFSYQHLPLFQEHRDPFDRFLIAIAKDENLTIVTTDDKFQLYSSLIEII; encoded by the coding sequence ATAAATTTACTGGTAGATACCCAAATTCTTATCTGGTCTTTCTATATCCATTCTCCTCTGTCCGAAAAACATAAAGAATTACTTGAAAATAACTCGAACAGGATTTTAGTGAGTCAGGTCAGCCTGATGGAAATTGCTATAAAGAAAAATATAAATAAACTGCCTGACTTCGTTCCTGACATACAAATGGTGGCCGATCAATTGTTGGCTAATGGGTTTGAGCTCTTGCCACTGAAGAACGAACATATATTTTCATACCAGCATTTACCATTATTTCAGGAACATAGGGATCCTTTCGACCGGTTCTTAATTGCTATTGCTAAAGATGAAAATCTTACAATTGTTACTACAGACGATAAATTTCAATTGTACTCGTCCCTAATCGAAATAATTTAA
- a CDS encoding GNAT family N-acetyltransferase gives MIIRIIEKTEYPKARKLCEACSYNGGLQDDDLVVMAEDDEFIGAVKICTEHGEKVLRGMQIDCARRRKGTGTLVLKFLRENIDRKDCYCIPYKHLKAFYGQIGFEEISPAGASCFLAERLTKYSANGLDVMVMKEKT, from the coding sequence ATGATCATCCGCATTATCGAAAAAACCGAATATCCTAAAGCACGCAAGCTTTGCGAGGCTTGTAGTTATAACGGCGGCCTGCAGGATGATGACCTGGTTGTAATGGCTGAAGACGATGAATTCATTGGCGCGGTAAAGATCTGCACGGAGCACGGCGAGAAAGTTTTACGCGGCATGCAAATAGATTGCGCCCGCCGCCGCAAGGGCACAGGCACATTGGTGCTTAAATTCCTGCGGGAAAATATTGACAGGAAAGATTGTTATTGCATTCCTTATAAACACCTCAAGGCATTTTACGGGCAGATAGGGTTTGAGGAAATATCGCCCGCCGGGGCGTCCTGCTTTCTGGCGGAGAGATTAACAAAATATTCAGCTAATGGATTGGACGTTATGGTTATGAAAGAAAAAACTTAA
- a CDS encoding efflux RND transporter periplasmic adaptor subunit, whose translation MTTYPYLKITTIAAAFIAAAVVLQSCHHAETPEKDSKFRVTDSFLSSLLVDTVQAASALSQITLTGNIAPDETKMVKIFPMVSGVAGIVKVQLGDVVQRGQTLATLRSPEMAGYTKDYISSAADVRNTRRILESTQDMYKGGLASQKDLEQAQSDYQKAVAESKRAGAVISINKSNENGYQVKAPIPGFLVEKNLTSNTQVRADNSQNLFTIADLSTVYVLVNVYESDISKIQTGDPVKITALSYPNKVFAGKIDKIDNMLDPDNKVMHARIKINNPGNLLKPGMFANILIKAKSAEELPFIDRNALVFDNDKNYAVVIDGKAKVHIQPVKVAKTVEDRAYISSGLKPGDKIVASRQVYLYESLKD comes from the coding sequence ATGACTACGTACCCTTATTTGAAAATAACAACCATTGCTGCGGCTTTTATAGCCGCGGCGGTGGTTTTGCAGAGCTGTCATCATGCGGAGACACCTGAAAAAGATAGCAAATTCCGGGTTACTGACAGTTTTCTGAGCAGCCTGCTGGTTGATACGGTACAGGCGGCAAGCGCGTTATCACAAATAACATTAACCGGCAATATTGCTCCTGATGAAACTAAAATGGTGAAAATATTTCCGATGGTAAGCGGGGTGGCCGGAATTGTAAAAGTGCAATTGGGCGATGTCGTACAAAGGGGGCAAACCCTGGCCACATTAAGGAGTCCCGAAATGGCCGGTTATACCAAGGACTATATTTCATCGGCCGCTGATGTACGAAATACACGCCGCATATTGGAGTCAACCCAGGATATGTACAAAGGCGGCCTAGCCTCGCAAAAGGATTTGGAACAGGCACAATCTGACTATCAGAAAGCTGTTGCTGAAAGCAAGCGTGCCGGCGCAGTTATCTCCATCAATAAAAGCAACGAGAACGGATACCAGGTTAAGGCGCCCATTCCGGGGTTTTTGGTTGAAAAAAATCTGACCAGTAACACGCAGGTAAGGGCCGATAACAGCCAGAACCTTTTTACAATCGCCGATCTGTCGACCGTATATGTACTGGTTAATGTTTATGAATCCGATATTTCAAAGATCCAGACCGGCGATCCTGTAAAGATCACGGCTTTATCGTATCCCAATAAAGTGTTTGCCGGCAAAATTGATAAGATCGACAATATGCTCGACCCGGATAACAAGGTAATGCATGCGCGGATCAAAATAAATAATCCTGGTAATCTGCTCAAGCCCGGTATGTTCGCCAATATCCTGATCAAGGCCAAATCTGCAGAGGAGCTTCCATTTATCGATAGGAATGCCCTTGTTTTTGACAACGACAAAAATTATGCGGTGGTAATTGACGGGAAAGCCAAAGTACATATCCAGCCGGTTAAAGTGGCGAAAACGGTTGAGGATAGAGCATATATCAGCAGCGGGCTAAAGCCGGGGGATAAGATTGTCGCCTCCAGGCAGGTGTATTTATACGAATCGCTTAAAGACTGA
- a CDS encoding ABC transporter permease: MFKSFLKLALRNLWKNKTSTAINVLSLSVGLASCALVFLFYQHELSFDKGFDNAADVYRVTSTFKDGSKAPTVALTYAKYLKSEIPEIEKVSRIDPTNGTTIVQATGSETATPYAEDSGYWVDPEFFGVLSFHFLQGDRKTAFNAPNTMVLSASLAKKLFANSYPIGKTLKAGGNIYTVTGIIKEDFLNHIKPDFFASNNSTNFREKLAAADNWIVNDNYYTYVKLRHGSNVPHVINELNAYLQRHAGAQMKIYNDHITNSLQSLLDIHLYSGDYQDYLAYKQGNIKYLYLLAAIALIILVLGCINYMNLTTAQAIGRAREVGVRRVMGAGKKSIRYQFLLETLAVSISALVIAIGLAFLFLPVFNSLTGQALSFFDAENRTLILWLLLITLVTGLAAGLYPAFYLSAFKPVNVLKGKIKDSYGMFSIRKVLIVSQFVISTVLIFATIVIWNQLHFMLRAKPGFDQEQQLVLTLNSGASQKNSALLADQLRKNANFKSVTDAAAPLVSGDMNLYPADKTINDKQIVFLDFADTNYMQTLGLQLVAGSNFGQEAFTNTNMQEDMELHDFGKQIILNEEAARLLGFDPATARGKYVSHLHNGVVYHYKIVGIVKNYHYFSLRASIGPCAIMGVNPLRCSTIIAKIDGRHAATAIQFAAAKWKALNPDTPFSYGFLDQIFQSDYDQDKRTQQMSSIFTFIAIFVSCLGLLGLVTYSVHQKAREIGIRKVVGASVSNIVMLFSNQYLKLILIANIIAWPLAWYLMNKWLQDFSYRTQISWWMFAISLSAGIIIAFATIAFKTIKAAMVNPVESLRAE; the protein is encoded by the coding sequence ATGTTCAAAAGCTTTTTAAAACTGGCCCTCCGCAATTTGTGGAAAAACAAAACATCCACCGCAATCAATGTTTTAAGCCTTTCCGTTGGGTTGGCTTCCTGTGCATTAGTATTTTTGTTTTACCAGCATGAGCTGAGTTTTGATAAAGGATTTGATAACGCCGCGGACGTTTACCGGGTAACTTCCACTTTTAAAGATGGCAGCAAGGCTCCTACCGTCGCCTTAACCTACGCTAAATATTTAAAAAGTGAAATTCCCGAAATAGAAAAGGTGAGCCGTATTGACCCAACCAACGGGACCACTATTGTTCAGGCCACAGGCAGCGAAACGGCTACGCCCTACGCTGAGGATTCCGGCTATTGGGTTGATCCTGAATTTTTCGGGGTACTGAGCTTTCATTTTTTACAGGGCGACCGAAAAACCGCGTTTAACGCGCCCAACACGATGGTGCTTTCCGCATCATTGGCGAAGAAGCTTTTTGCAAACAGTTACCCTATTGGAAAGACTTTAAAGGCAGGTGGCAATATATACACGGTAACCGGGATTATTAAAGAAGATTTCCTGAACCACATCAAACCCGATTTCTTCGCGTCAAACAATAGCACCAATTTTAGGGAAAAGCTTGCCGCTGCCGATAACTGGATAGTAAATGACAACTATTATACCTATGTCAAGTTAAGGCATGGCAGCAATGTACCACATGTAATTAATGAACTGAATGCCTACCTGCAACGGCACGCGGGCGCCCAAATGAAAATATATAATGATCATATCACCAATTCGCTGCAGTCGTTACTTGATATCCACCTCTATTCAGGCGATTACCAGGATTACCTGGCCTACAAACAAGGCAATATCAAATACCTTTACCTGCTGGCCGCCATAGCGCTCATTATTCTGGTGCTGGGCTGTATCAACTATATGAATTTAACAACGGCGCAGGCTATTGGCCGCGCCCGGGAAGTAGGTGTACGCCGGGTGATGGGCGCCGGTAAAAAATCAATCCGTTACCAGTTTTTATTGGAGACCCTCGCCGTCAGCATTTCAGCACTCGTGATTGCCATCGGGTTGGCATTCCTGTTTTTACCCGTGTTTAACAGCCTCACCGGGCAGGCATTGTCTTTTTTTGATGCGGAGAACCGCACTCTGATTTTATGGCTGTTGCTTATTACATTGGTAACCGGACTGGCGGCAGGGCTATACCCGGCCTTTTATTTATCAGCCTTTAAGCCCGTTAACGTATTAAAGGGGAAAATAAAAGACTCATACGGAATGTTCAGCATTCGCAAAGTGCTTATTGTTTCTCAGTTTGTTATTTCAACAGTTTTGATATTTGCCACCATCGTTATATGGAACCAGCTTCATTTTATGCTGCGTGCTAAACCCGGGTTCGACCAGGAACAGCAATTGGTACTTACTCTCAACAGCGGGGCATCGCAAAAAAACAGCGCCCTGCTGGCTGATCAGCTACGTAAAAATGCAAACTTTAAATCGGTAACCGATGCCGCGGCCCCGCTGGTTTCCGGCGATATGAATTTGTACCCTGCCGATAAAACCATCAACGATAAACAGATCGTTTTTCTTGATTTTGCCGACACCAACTATATGCAAACACTCGGCCTGCAACTGGTGGCCGGCAGTAACTTTGGCCAGGAGGCATTTACCAATACCAATATGCAGGAAGATATGGAACTGCATGATTTTGGCAAACAAATTATTTTGAACGAAGAAGCAGCCAGACTATTAGGTTTTGATCCGGCCACGGCGCGGGGCAAATATGTTTCGCACCTGCACAACGGCGTGGTTTATCATTATAAAATAGTGGGTATCGTTAAAAATTATCATTATTTTTCGTTGCGTGCAAGCATTGGGCCGTGTGCCATTATGGGGGTAAACCCTTTAAGGTGCAGTACTATCATCGCAAAAATTGATGGGAGGCACGCAGCAACGGCCATCCAATTCGCGGCCGCAAAATGGAAAGCTTTAAACCCTGACACGCCCTTCTCTTACGGATTTTTAGATCAGATTTTTCAAAGCGATTACGACCAGGACAAACGTACGCAGCAAATGAGCAGCATTTTTACCTTTATCGCCATTTTTGTTTCATGCCTGGGTTTGCTGGGGCTGGTTACCTATTCGGTTCACCAAAAAGCCAGGGAGATAGGCATCCGCAAGGTTGTGGGCGCCAGCGTAAGTAATATTGTGATGCTTTTCTCAAACCAGTACCTCAAACTGATCCTCATTGCCAATATCATCGCCTGGCCGTTAGCCTGGTACCTGATGAACAAGTGGCTGCAGGATTTTTCGTACCGGACGCAGATCAGCTGGTGGATGTTCGCGATATCCTTATCCGCGGGCATCATTATCGCATTTGCTACCATCGCTTTTAAAACCATCAAAGCGGCCATGGTAAACCCGGTGGAGAGTTTGCGGGCCGAGTGA
- a CDS encoding DUF2281 domain-containing protein, which translates to MLTTIKGYYDHGQIVLEETPPVKTKTEVMVTFLTGETSKNQSPKRKLGGLEGKVTIPDDFNEPLDDLKDYM; encoded by the coding sequence ATGCTTACCACGATAAAGGGATATTATGATCACGGGCAGATAGTGCTTGAGGAAACTCCGCCGGTAAAAACCAAGACCGAAGTGATGGTGACATTTCTTACCGGGGAAACATCAAAAAATCAGTCTCCCAAAAGAAAATTAGGTGGTTTGGAAGGAAAGGTCACCATACCAGATGATTTCAATGAGCCATTGGATGATCTAAAAGATTATATGTAA
- a CDS encoding cadherin-like beta sandwich domain-containing protein — translation MKKSQCLQSKGFSSGGIKLPIRQLLFIAVFFTITAPLKLFAQDAVNDNLSVLQVSAGALNPLFNPAKTVYAVKVNTLTTNITVTPVTAISGETVVINGTTVASGSPTAPIALAVGDNSITATVTARDGVTQKTYSITVTRAASSNNNLAELQLAGVTKSMAFSASVTNYAASVGNAVTSVTINARAQDANASVTVNGTYPISGITFDAVSLAVGVNQINIVVTAQNGTTKTYTVLVTRAQSSDATLSDLSLSGMTLQRRFNPGVNTYATSVRNTITSTTVTLQINSPDATATVNGSPLTSGTPSTPINLNVGVNTISIAVTAQNGALNTYTVTVTRAPSTNDNLAGLRVNAGTLAPVFDHTIASYADTVTLATPNIAVKPFTASNVAIVTVNGATVASGSWSAPIALAPGSNTITIEVKAESGDIKDYILTVIKQNPTDGNLSDLQITESTISPAFNTDTLNYTTTVSSDTQYAHVAGFTVDPNAEVVINGENLSSGTFFPLYLSDGANLTTIVVKGSDGGRRTYRLIIIKPGDPDFTVSSIQLSSGALSPAFDPSVTYYTASVDSTVSSITVTATNNGTVGTMYVNNAVTASGVPSYSIPLHFGTNYVGVTIVNNIPIAKTYLMAIYRPGGSGFGLLNSAYQPLIVAQQPDKPLLTDAEVAVHPAISPNGDGINDFLIIDGIDKYPDNNLSIMTTSGEPVFEAKGYNNSSKAFDGHSSKNGALQRAGTYFYTLSYTVNGITKRKTGYIILKY, via the coding sequence ATGAAAAAATCGCAGTGTCTCCAGTCAAAAGGCTTTTCAAGCGGCGGAATAAAATTACCGATCAGGCAGCTCTTATTTATAGCCGTTTTCTTTACCATCACTGCACCTTTAAAACTATTTGCGCAGGATGCCGTAAACGACAACCTTTCTGTTTTACAGGTGAGTGCCGGGGCTTTGAATCCTCTATTTAATCCGGCGAAAACGGTATATGCTGTAAAAGTTAACACATTAACCACCAACATTACAGTAACTCCTGTTACCGCTATTTCAGGAGAAACAGTGGTTATCAATGGAACAACCGTTGCTTCAGGATCGCCGACGGCTCCCATTGCATTAGCTGTCGGGGACAATTCCATTACCGCTACCGTAACCGCACGTGACGGCGTGACACAAAAAACGTATTCCATAACGGTAACAAGGGCGGCCTCATCTAATAACAATCTTGCCGAACTGCAGCTCGCCGGGGTAACTAAATCAATGGCATTCAGTGCGTCAGTTACCAATTACGCGGCATCTGTGGGCAACGCGGTTACATCTGTTACTATAAATGCTCGTGCCCAGGACGCAAATGCCTCGGTAACCGTAAATGGAACTTATCCCATATCTGGAATCACCTTTGATGCGGTAAGCTTAGCCGTTGGTGTAAATCAAATCAATATAGTGGTAACGGCACAAAACGGGACTACAAAAACTTACACCGTACTGGTTACCCGTGCGCAGTCATCTGACGCAACATTGTCTGACTTATCATTAAGCGGCATGACATTACAGCGGCGGTTTAACCCGGGGGTAAACACCTATGCCACCTCCGTCAGAAATACAATAACTTCAACAACTGTTACCCTTCAAATAAACAGCCCTGATGCAACTGCAACTGTCAATGGGTCGCCGTTAACTTCGGGTACGCCCTCCACACCCATCAATTTAAACGTAGGTGTCAATACCATTAGCATTGCAGTAACCGCGCAAAACGGCGCATTAAATACCTATACGGTAACGGTAACCCGGGCACCATCCACTAATGATAATCTTGCCGGCTTGAGGGTAAACGCAGGTACACTGGCGCCTGTTTTTGACCATACGATTGCCAGTTATGCCGACACGGTAACGCTTGCAACCCCAAACATTGCCGTAAAACCTTTTACCGCCTCCAACGTGGCTATCGTCACTGTTAACGGAGCGACTGTAGCTTCCGGGTCCTGGTCGGCGCCTATTGCGCTAGCTCCCGGTTCAAATACGATAACTATTGAAGTAAAAGCTGAAAGCGGTGATATAAAAGATTATATCCTGACGGTAATCAAGCAAAACCCCACTGACGGAAACCTTTCTGATCTTCAAATAACGGAAAGCACTATTTCGCCGGCATTCAATACGGATACGCTAAATTATACGACAACCGTAAGCAGCGATACCCAATACGCTCATGTAGCGGGCTTTACAGTTGACCCAAACGCAGAAGTAGTGATAAATGGCGAAAACCTTTCGTCCGGGACATTCTTTCCGTTATATCTGAGCGATGGAGCAAATTTAACCACCATTGTTGTTAAAGGATCTGACGGTGGCAGAAGAACTTACCGGCTCATTATTATAAAACCGGGCGATCCTGATTTTACAGTATCCTCAATTCAGTTGAGCAGCGGTGCGTTATCACCTGCCTTCGACCCTTCAGTAACCTACTATACGGCAAGTGTCGACAGTACAGTATCATCCATAACAGTCACCGCCACCAACAATGGTACCGTAGGGACTATGTATGTTAATAATGCAGTAACGGCCTCGGGTGTTCCTTCCTATTCCATACCGCTTCATTTTGGCACTAATTATGTCGGGGTGACCATTGTCAATAATATTCCTATCGCGAAGACTTATTTGATGGCTATTTACAGACCTGGGGGGAGCGGTTTCGGTTTACTAAATAGTGCTTACCAACCGTTAATTGTTGCCCAACAACCAGATAAACCCCTGCTTACAGATGCGGAGGTTGCTGTCCATCCCGCGATATCACCCAATGGCGATGGCATTAACGATTTTTTGATTATCGACGGGATCGATAAATACCCCGACAACAACCTGTCCATTATGACTACTAGTGGCGAGCCTGTATTTGAAGCGAAGGGATATAACAACAGCTCGAAAGCGTTTGACGGACACTCAAGCAAGAACGGGGCGTTACAGCGCGCCGGCACCTATTTTTATACGTTAAGTTATACGGTTAATGGCATAACAAAACGTAAAACCGGGTACATAATATTGAAGTACTGA